The proteins below come from a single Sphingomonas carotinifaciens genomic window:
- a CDS encoding PQQ-dependent sugar dehydrogenase: protein MRKHILIVLGLLLLVGAGIVTWLAWPDTAQLPVDQVVGRQPTITAPRQQTIPTVKVAKAVGWQAGAKPSVAPGLRIEEFAGGLDHPRWLYRLPNGDVLVAETNSPPREGGGVVQKVMNVLLGRAGAGVPSANRITLLRDANGDGRVDTRTAFMTGLNSPFGMTLFEGQLYVANTDALVRVPYTEGATRITAKPELVIKLNPGGNHWARNVIPSGDGRTLFVSVGSASNIAEGGMEAEKYRANILQIWPADKNWRIYAAGLRNPNGMALNPTNGRLWTVVNERDMLGSDLAPDYLTQVEFGDHFGWPWYYWGGYPDTRVEPAYPQLQQYSKRPDYALGPHVAALGLTFANEAKLGSRFGNGVFIGEHGSWNRKPVSGYKVVYIPFGANGFPVAGAKPFDVVGGFLNADGDAQGRPVGVIIDKTGALLVADDVGNKIWRVTAR from the coding sequence ATGCGCAAACACATCCTGATCGTGCTCGGCCTGTTGCTCCTTGTCGGGGCCGGCATCGTCACCTGGCTCGCCTGGCCGGACACCGCCCAACTGCCGGTCGATCAGGTCGTCGGCCGTCAACCGACCATCACCGCACCGCGCCAGCAGACCATTCCCACGGTCAAGGTCGCCAAGGCAGTCGGCTGGCAGGCGGGTGCCAAGCCCAGCGTCGCGCCCGGCCTGCGGATCGAGGAATTTGCCGGCGGGCTCGATCATCCCCGCTGGCTCTACCGCCTGCCCAATGGCGACGTGCTGGTGGCCGAGACGAATTCGCCGCCGCGCGAGGGCGGCGGCGTCGTGCAAAAGGTGATGAACGTCCTGCTCGGCCGCGCCGGTGCCGGCGTTCCCTCCGCCAACCGCATCACCCTGCTGCGCGACGCCAATGGCGACGGCCGCGTCGATACCCGCACCGCCTTCATGACCGGGCTCAACTCGCCCTTCGGCATGACGCTGTTCGAGGGGCAGCTATATGTCGCCAACACCGATGCCCTGGTCCGCGTACCCTATACCGAGGGCGCGACCCGCATCACCGCCAAGCCCGAACTGGTCATCAAGCTGAACCCCGGCGGCAATCACTGGGCGCGCAACGTCATCCCCTCGGGTGACGGCCGCACCCTGTTCGTCAGCGTCGGCTCGGCCAGCAATATCGCGGAAGGCGGCATGGAGGCGGAGAAGTACCGCGCCAACATCCTCCAGATCTGGCCCGCCGACAAGAACTGGCGGATCTATGCCGCGGGCCTGCGCAACCCGAACGGCATGGCGCTCAACCCCACCAATGGCCGGCTCTGGACCGTGGTCAACGAGCGCGACATGCTCGGGTCCGATCTCGCCCCCGATTACCTGACCCAGGTCGAGTTTGGCGACCATTTCGGCTGGCCCTGGTATTATTGGGGCGGCTATCCCGACACCCGCGTCGAGCCCGCCTATCCGCAGCTTCAGCAATATTCGAAGCGTCCCGATTACGCGCTCGGCCCCCATGTCGCGGCCCTCGGCCTCACCTTCGCAAACGAAGCGAAACTGGGCAGCCGCTTCGGCAACGGCGTGTTCATCGGCGAACATGGCTCGTGGAACCGCAAGCCGGTGTCGGGCTACAAGGTGGTCTATATCCCCTTCGGCGCCAACGGCTTCCCGGTGGCGGGCGCCAAGCCGTTCGATGTGGTCGGCGGCTTCCTGAACGCCGATGGCGATGCACAGGGCCGCCCGGTCGGCGTCATCATCGACAAGACCGGCGCCCTGCTGGTCGCCGACGATGTCGGCAACAAGATCTGGCGCGTCACCGCCCGGTAA
- a CDS encoding polyhydroxyalkanoic acid system family protein — MSAPITMDIPHKLGKAGVRARLDGGVGKIGRLIPGGAQVVHRWEGDRMLFTVQAMGQAIEAEATVFEDKVHAVVNLPGFLALFAGKIQEAIQREGPKLLK, encoded by the coding sequence ATGAGCGCACCGATCACGATGGATATCCCGCACAAGTTGGGCAAGGCGGGCGTGCGGGCGCGACTGGATGGCGGGGTCGGCAAGATCGGGCGGCTGATCCCCGGCGGGGCGCAGGTCGTGCATCGCTGGGAGGGGGACAGGATGCTGTTCACCGTGCAGGCGATGGGCCAGGCGATCGAGGCGGAGGCGACGGTGTTCGAGGACAAGGTGCATGCGGTGGTGAACCTGCCCGGCTTCCTGGCGCTGTTTGCGGGGAAGATCCAGGAGGCAATCCAGCGGGAGGGGCCCAAGCTGCTGAAGTAG
- a CDS encoding phosphatase PAP2 family protein yields MGKKKDAKKAGKALLKADTEATHDVAQNRDTLLVRVAGGASEIADQPPLIAISAVTLVAGVVLRRSMLARTGARMLTAHLIATGIKSAVKRSVVRARPNHAEKIGKPVFEPGKKDTPPLNSFPSGHTAGAVAVANAVARDAPLAGLATQGAAGVVAALQPPRGTHYVSDVVVGGAIGWVSERAARLIVDRWAPRIWRRIAK; encoded by the coding sequence ATGGGCAAGAAGAAGGATGCCAAGAAGGCGGGCAAGGCGCTGCTGAAGGCGGATACCGAGGCGACGCACGATGTGGCGCAAAACCGCGATACCCTGTTGGTGCGGGTGGCGGGGGGCGCCAGCGAGATTGCGGATCAGCCGCCGTTGATCGCGATCTCCGCCGTGACCCTGGTGGCCGGCGTCGTGCTGCGGCGGTCGATGCTGGCGCGGACGGGCGCGCGCATGCTGACCGCGCATCTGATCGCGACGGGCATCAAGAGCGCAGTGAAGCGCAGCGTGGTCCGGGCGCGGCCGAACCATGCGGAAAAGATTGGCAAGCCGGTCTTCGAGCCGGGCAAGAAGGATACGCCGCCGCTCAACTCCTTTCCGTCGGGGCATACGGCGGGCGCCGTCGCCGTGGCCAACGCGGTTGCCCGCGACGCGCCGCTGGCGGGGCTGGCGACGCAGGGTGCCGCCGGGGTCGTCGCCGCCCTGCAACCGCCGCGGGGTACGCATTATGTCAGCGATGTCGTGGTCGGCGGCGCGATCGGCTGGGTGTCGGAACGGGCAGCGCGGCTGATCGTCGACCGGTGGGCGCCGAGGATCTGGCGGCGCATCGCCAAATGA
- the trmB gene encoding tRNA (guanosine(46)-N7)-methyltransferase TrmB → MNDPVAIRRLYGRRQGHKLRQGQAALVEETLPTFSVPETGPIDAQTLFGDDRPLQLEIGFGAGEHLAGQAEAAPAAGFIGCEPFLNGVVGALGHIRDRDLANVRLHMGDALEVVERLPDASLERVYLLHPDPWRKARHAKRRMMNHGPLDAIAAKLKPGGEFRLGTDDPTYCRWSMMVMNARTDFVWQAQTPRDFLERPADWPETRYERKARRQGHEVWYFRYIRR, encoded by the coding sequence ATGAACGATCCCGTTGCCATCCGCCGCCTGTATGGCCGCCGCCAAGGCCACAAGCTTCGCCAGGGCCAGGCCGCCCTGGTCGAGGAAACCCTGCCCACCTTCAGCGTGCCCGAAACCGGCCCCATCGACGCGCAAACGCTGTTCGGCGACGATCGCCCGCTGCAACTGGAGATCGGTTTCGGGGCAGGCGAGCATCTCGCTGGACAGGCCGAGGCGGCGCCCGCCGCCGGCTTCATCGGCTGCGAACCCTTCCTGAACGGCGTCGTCGGCGCCCTCGGCCATATTCGCGACCGCGATCTCGCCAATGTCCGGCTGCACATGGGCGACGCGCTGGAGGTGGTCGAGCGCCTGCCCGATGCCAGCCTGGAGCGTGTTTACCTCCTCCACCCCGATCCCTGGCGCAAGGCGCGCCACGCCAAGCGGCGGATGATGAACCACGGCCCGCTCGACGCGATCGCCGCCAAGCTTAAACCCGGCGGCGAGTTCCGCCTCGGCACCGACGATCCCACCTATTGCCGCTGGTCGATGATGGTGATGAACGCGCGCACCGACTTCGTCTGGCAGGCGCAGACCCCGCGCGACTTCCTTGAGCGGCCCGCCGACTGGCCGGAAACCCGCTACGAGCGCAAGGCCCGCCGCCAGGGTCACGAGGTCTGGTATTTCCGGTATATCCGCCGCTGA
- the lnt gene encoding apolipoprotein N-acyltransferase — MTRSPALLALILGAVAACGFAPLHLWPLTLVALAGWMLLIHRAPTLRTALWQGWLFGLGHFTINNNWFQHAFDFQDKMPPVLGYFASVALALYLGIFPMAAAGIAWRARRTDTGPDAPFVLVFAAAWIATEYLRATLLTGYAWDPLAVLWLPVIGVARISALVGTYALSGLTIVAAGALLLAVRRRWTLPAIAAATFALAAASAPFTHAPPPAPGTPRIRVVQPNIGNDLRTADAGDYTLDALIAGSGRPGTVPRLIVWPEGLLQQLLENGYPAYVYDRRWPVDTRRRIANILGPRDMVMTNATTLTFDARGDIDGAGNSVLAITPEARIAGRYDKAHLVPFGEYLPWSSLLTPLGLARLVPGDIDFVPGRGPASLNWPAYGAIGIQVCYEIIFSGEVVDRAHRPRLIFNPSNDAWYGRWGPPQFLAQAQLRAIEEGLPVVRATPTGISAIIAADGRVVARIPHEKAGAVEAPIPPALPPTLFARLGNLLAALVAIALFAIAVAIRRRGR, encoded by the coding sequence GTGACCCGTTCTCCCGCCCTGCTCGCCCTCATCCTCGGTGCCGTTGCCGCCTGCGGCTTCGCGCCCCTTCATCTCTGGCCGCTCACCCTTGTGGCGCTGGCGGGCTGGATGCTGCTCATCCACCGTGCGCCGACGCTGCGCACCGCGCTGTGGCAGGGCTGGCTGTTCGGGCTCGGCCATTTCACCATCAACAACAACTGGTTTCAGCACGCCTTCGATTTTCAGGACAAGATGCCGCCCGTGCTGGGGTATTTTGCGTCCGTCGCCCTTGCCCTCTATCTCGGCATCTTCCCCATGGCTGCCGCCGGCATCGCCTGGCGCGCCCGCCGAACGGACACCGGGCCGGACGCTCCCTTCGTCCTCGTCTTCGCCGCCGCCTGGATCGCCACCGAATATCTCCGCGCCACCCTCCTCACCGGCTATGCCTGGGACCCGCTGGCGGTCCTCTGGCTGCCCGTGATCGGCGTCGCCCGGATCAGCGCGCTGGTCGGCACCTATGCCTTGTCCGGGCTGACGATCGTCGCCGCCGGCGCGCTGCTGCTCGCCGTCCGGCGCCGCTGGACGCTTCCCGCGATCGCCGCCGCCACCTTCGCGCTCGCCGCCGCCTCCGCCCCCTTCACCCACGCGCCGCCCCCCGCCCCCGGCACCCCCCGCATCCGCGTCGTCCAACCCAATATTGGCAACGACCTGCGCACCGCCGATGCCGGCGATTACACCCTCGACGCGCTCATCGCCGGGTCGGGCCGCCCCGGCACGGTACCCCGCCTGATCGTCTGGCCGGAAGGGCTGCTCCAGCAGTTGCTGGAAAACGGCTATCCCGCCTATGTCTACGATCGCCGCTGGCCGGTCGACACCCGCCGCCGCATCGCCAACATCCTGGGCCCGCGCGACATGGTGATGACCAACGCCACCACGCTGACCTTCGATGCGCGCGGCGATATCGACGGTGCCGGCAACTCGGTGCTCGCCATCACGCCGGAGGCACGGATCGCCGGCCGGTACGACAAGGCGCATCTCGTGCCCTTTGGCGAATATCTGCCCTGGTCCTCGCTGCTGACCCCGCTTGGCCTCGCGCGCCTCGTCCCCGGCGATATCGACTTCGTACCCGGTCGCGGCCCGGCATCGCTCAACTGGCCCGCTTACGGCGCCATCGGCATCCAGGTCTGTTACGAGATCATCTTCTCCGGCGAGGTCGTCGACCGCGCCCATCGCCCGCGCCTGATCTTCAACCCCTCCAATGACGCCTGGTACGGCCGCTGGGGCCCGCCCCAGTTCCTGGCGCAGGCGCAGTTGCGCGCCATCGAGGAGGGATTGCCCGTGGTCCGCGCCACCCCGACCGGCATCTCGGCGATCATCGCCGCAGACGGCCGCGTCGTCGCCCGCATTCCCCATGAGAAGGCAGGCGCGGTAGAGGCGCCGATCCCCCCCGCCCTGCCGCCGACACTCTTTGCCCGGCTGGGCAACCTCCTGGCCGCGCTGGTCGCCATCGCGCTGTTCGCCATCGCCGTTGCCATCCGCCGCCGCGGTCGTTAG
- the metK gene encoding methionine adenosyltransferase has translation MRSSYIFTSESVSEGHPDKVADQISDAIVDLFLSKDPEARIACETLTTTNKVVLAGEIRCKGVFENGAWVDGALDEIERTVRETVKRIGYEQDGFHWESFDFSNNLHAQSAHIAMGVDESGNKDEGAGDQGIMFGYATDETPGLMPATLYYSHKILEKMAADRHSGAAPFLEPDAKSQVTLQYEQGVPVRATALVVSTQHSADLSNPEGQAKLRDYVKGVFAEVLPEGWLPDDKAIYVNPTGLFEIGGPDGDAGLTGRKIIVDTYGGAAPHGGGAFSGKDPTKVDRSAAYVARYLAKNVVAAGLAKRCTIQLSYAIGIAEPLSVYVDLHGTGNIEESKLEHALPKLVRLTPKGIREHLKLNAPIYSKTAAYGHFGRDAEGALFTWEKTDLVDALKAELAD, from the coding sequence ATGCGCAGTTCCTACATCTTCACCTCCGAATCCGTATCCGAAGGCCATCCCGACAAGGTCGCCGACCAGATTTCCGACGCGATCGTCGACCTGTTCCTCTCCAAGGATCCCGAGGCACGCATCGCGTGCGAGACGCTGACGACCACCAACAAGGTCGTGCTGGCCGGCGAGATCCGCTGCAAGGGCGTGTTCGAGAACGGCGCCTGGGTCGATGGCGCGCTCGACGAGATCGAGCGTACCGTGCGCGAGACGGTCAAGCGCATCGGTTATGAGCAGGACGGCTTCCACTGGGAAAGCTTCGACTTCTCGAACAACCTCCATGCCCAGTCGGCGCATATCGCGATGGGCGTGGACGAGAGCGGCAACAAGGACGAGGGCGCCGGCGACCAGGGCATCATGTTCGGCTACGCCACCGACGAGACGCCCGGTCTGATGCCCGCCACCCTGTATTACAGCCACAAGATCCTGGAAAAGATGGCCGCCGACCGTCACTCCGGCGCTGCTCCCTTCCTGGAGCCGGACGCCAAGAGCCAGGTGACGCTGCAATATGAACAGGGCGTGCCCGTCCGCGCTACCGCCCTGGTCGTCTCGACGCAGCATTCCGCCGACCTGTCGAACCCCGAAGGTCAGGCCAAGCTGCGCGACTACGTCAAGGGCGTCTTTGCCGAGGTCCTGCCCGAGGGCTGGCTGCCGGACGACAAGGCGATCTACGTCAACCCGACCGGCCTGTTCGAAATCGGCGGCCCCGATGGCGACGCGGGCCTGACCGGACGCAAGATCATCGTCGACACCTATGGCGGTGCCGCCCCGCACGGCGGCGGTGCGTTCTCGGGCAAGGACCCGACCAAGGTCGACCGTTCGGCCGCCTATGTCGCGCGCTATCTCGCCAAGAACGTCGTCGCGGCCGGTCTCGCCAAGCGCTGCACCATCCAGCTCTCCTATGCGATCGGCATCGCCGAGCCGCTGTCGGTCTATGTCGACCTGCACGGCACCGGCAATATCGAGGAATCGAAGCTGGAGCATGCGCTGCCCAAGCTCGTTCGCCTGACCCCCAAGGGTATTCGCGAGCATCTGAAGCTGAACGCGCCGATCTATTCGAAGACCGCCGCCTATGGCCATTTCGGCCGCGATGCGGAGGGTGCGCTGTTCACCTGGGAAAAGACCGATCTGGTCGATGCGCTGAAGGCCGAACTGGCCGACTGA